The sequence below is a genomic window from Corvus cornix cornix isolate S_Up_H32 chromosome 1, ASM73873v5, whole genome shotgun sequence.
ttttcagaaaatttgcCATCCCTAGAAGTGCTGGAGGCAAGTTTGCTCATTTGTAGCCAAGAATAAACAAGAGGTGACTTTTTATCATTGCACTGCAGTGGGGATTCCTTGACTGGGAGAATGAAAGGCACATACTGCAAGACTGCAAACCCAGACAGTACAAACGACATAGGGCAAGGGCTCATTTGTTAGCAAACTTTAAGCAGCAAAACCCCTCAATAAGTGGTGCTGCAAGAATTGTGGATGCGGAAAGCTTGATGCtgagaaattttccagctttctgccagCATCCATGTGAAAGTTTGCTTTCACAAGCATGCTTGCTGAAAACAGTGAGAGGTTTTTGTAAATCAATCCTTTATCTTGCAGGTGCAAGATTGTTGTGCAGTATTGTTATGATACtgactggagaaatattttgaaatgggtgttgTAGGTTTAACCAATCATTCTAAGAGGTGGATGGTCAAAGGACCAATAACCTTATGCCATTCAGGCGAACCAGGTTATATAAAGGAGtttggaaattaataaataattccattcCCTTCCTGGACTGAACTCCATGTTGCTTTTTCACCATCCCCGGTACAACAGCGACAAAGAATATTTGCTATTTCCTTGAAGCGTGGGCCCAAATGCCACCTGTGAGGGCCAGCTCTGCCTCACCATCAAAGACCTGGGtagcccagcacagccctgcaatGTTGTCTGCTCTTTCCAGgctcctggaaagaaaagagatgtgCAATCAGCAGCATGGCACATACCTAACTGCCTTCCTACAGGAAGCTGTACTTTGTAGAAGACGTTGATTCTCTGAAGCCATTAAAATGACAGATGGGGAATGATGAGGAGGAGCTTGATCACTGATTTCACAAGCCCAGGAACTGTGGGCTCTTCAAGCTGGCTCAAGATTTTTTAGCAGGTGACAACAACATCACAGCAACCCAGACACAGTCACACCTCAGCCTCCTGAGGCTGGGCACGGCTGTGCCGTGGCACCTGGTGTGCCACACTGGACCCAGAGGGACTTCTGCTCTGGCCAAGGCTCACGGCAGGGCTGGGGTGCCAGCGGGAACCTATGCCTGCAACTGGCCAGGCTCATCCCTCCAGGCACTGCTCCAAAAATAGCTTGGCCAAAAATAGGACTGTGGGAATCCCTGCCCAAAATCAAGCCTCAGAGAACGCAATTATTGACAATGCCTCAGTGGGACAAAGGCTCTCTTTGAAGTCCGTATCCACAGGCACCAAGTGTGTAAGTCTCTCTGGACAGAAAAGTGACCCCAACAGGTCGTGTATGTGGTTACATGTCTGTTATGCTGCAGGGTTTCCATTctatggcattttttttttaaatacaaattaaaatgtaaGTAGGAGGAACAAGCAAACCACCCCACTTGCATATCACACTGTACCACAGCTGTTATCAGCTCAGGTCAGGAGAGAGATAAGGAACGCtcaaaaaaaatggttttacatggtctttatttaaacaaaatgtgcAAGTGAAAGCAGAGGTTTCATATTCCTTTCTCTAAGCAAGTTTATTCCTCTTACATTGGAAAATACAGGCTCTTGCATTACACACTGCAGTTTTATACCCTCAAGTACCCCACACTGCTGCCAAATGAGCCAGCATGGTGGGCTGGGGATACAGCACTCACAGAAACTACCAGAGGAGAGAGCCACATCAAACCATTCCTAAGCATCTTACATTTTACAGCTGGATCACTGCAGACTAAAATAATTCCACCATCACAGACCCATAACAAACATCAGCACAGGCACAAGATAGGACAGAGTAAAAAAAGGGGTTCATGACATCCTCAGTTGACTGAAAGCTAATTGCTGTGGCATGCTGTGGGTGTTACTGATGTCTGTGGAGGCACACACTGAAATCACCTCCAGAGTTCCTGAGAGTTTCAATCCTGGTAAGACTTCACGAGGAGCCACATGAGGATTACAGTAATCAGGACAATCATGAAGTTGAGGCAAATTTCTCGTGTGGAATGTTCCATTTTTTGGGAATAatgaggagagagcagaggtcagcaggcagagcaaagggaaaacttCGGTGACTTGCTTGGATGTGTCCTTGAGCTCAACCTTCAAGTCTCAGgctctcttaaaaaaataaaagaaaaatatgtaaaggACAGATGCATGAAGGTGGCAGAGTCAGTAGAACTTTTTACGTTGGTCTAAAGAAATGTTGTTTCAGTGGCCAGGAGTCAGAAAGCACTGGGGTGCTAAGAAGTAAAAGCCATCTTTGGCAGCTTATCACCTTCTTTGATTTCCAGCATTTGACAAGGACGTTCCCAGTGTCACCCCAAAATACAGTGCACAGGTGTGAGCAGTCCGTGGACATCAATCCAGCTTAGAgcaagcatttttaaataaataatgccCAAGCCCCAATTAACATTTTCAACAAGAATACATTGTAAATATACTACTGGTAAGAGTTTttaaattcctgtatttttctgtgtattttttttttaagaaactaaGTGTAAACTACTATTTTATAGAGAAAGACTaataaatctgaattatttGTTACCACCAAAAGTACAAGGAGAACCTAAGGTtagacattttcatttctgaagaaCTTCACATATTTTGTGAGTCATTCCTACAGATGAAATAGTATTTTCTCAAGAAACTCcttcttttcctaaaatttcaaggaaaaaatgaattgaaaaatgctaaaaatctCATATTTCAAAAATCCCATTCAAGTTGTACTCAAAAACTTTTCTGTTGgttattgttttttatttagtttatgACAGCAATTTTTGAATTTTACATGCTTTTGGAGTTcatgcagagaaaagagaataCTTTATCATGAATGTCATGAACTAATCCAATCTGCATACCAGGTAAATAAAATAAGAACCTTTAAACAAATTAAGCATAAACTCTAGACAAAGAATTTCAGCTACGCAACCAGATTAGGCTGTAACGTCTCTGGTGCAAATGAGAAGCCTCAGGACCATACCAGTATGAAGACAGAGAGTTTCAATTGAAACTGCTTTAGTTTGcagattaaatattaaaagccTAGTGCATGCAGTTAAGAAATTCCTACATTTTCAAGTTGTTTTGCCAGCCTCCTATGTCCTTGCACATGAGAAAGTCTGACCTAATAAGTAAGCCAGTTCTTTTACCTTGAGGAGGTAAATGGAGCCCAGTGGTTCTGCCTCTGGACTTTGGGTCAGTGcagattttatttccctccAAGCTTCTGCCTATCTCCCACTTGGTCTGGATGCTCTGTCCCTCTGTGGGAACTAAAGTAGGCTGAGGGTGGAGACCAACAAGTGTGTTGGCAACCCAGGTGCTGACATCACCcccccaaatatttttaaaggtctAAGCTGGGCTGAAGATTTGGTTAAGGCTGTTTATGCAGTGGACCCTGTGGGCTGATTTGCTTCTTTTGCCATGGTGCTGTGCtaacagcagagctgtgtgcatcCCCTGGGAGTCAATTGGATCTGATAGAGAATTTcatacaatcacagaatggtttgggttggaaggaaccctaAAAATTATCTGGTTCtaactcccctgccatgggcagggacaccttccactagaccaggttgctcagagccccatccaacctggccttggacacttctggGAATTGGGGcacccagcttctctgggcaacctgtgccagtgcttcaccagcctcacagtaaagaatttcttcctagtatctaatttaaacctactCTTTGAGATGGAAGCCATTCTCCCATGATCTGTAACTACATTCTTTCCTTTAGCCTGTTGGTGCCTTCCCCAgtgtggggaaagggaaagaaagagccCCTTGAAGAGTTCTGTGTGCAGAGCTAAGGATCTCAAGATCATTTCCAGGATATGGAGCCTGTCTACATATCTACCTTTTTGAGTACAGTACAACTGTTGCTGTTCCACATATCTACAGTTTGCACAGCTTCTCAACTTCGtatgcatttaaaagaaagtgaatAGGAGCAAAATATACTTTTCATTTCAATACAAATAACTGAAACAGGATCATTTGCTGGATAGAAAAGTTCGAGACTAGTTTGTGCTGAAAagtggaaaacatttctttaaagaacaCTCTTGCATGCTCTTCCCTCATTGAATTTCAGTGCTGGTGTGAATGCTTCATCTGTCTGAGCAAACAGACAAATATTTCTGCCACCCTGCAGTGTTTCACCCCAGAAAGACACTGCTCTGTGGCCTAGAGAGCTGTAACCCCACATTCCCTTATCTTTGCTCAAGCCACTGCTAGAACTTGCTCTAAACATGAACAAGTAGAAATGGCTATTTGCTTCCTTTGAATTGACAGAGCAGAGCGAGCTGGAATGAACTGGGAGTGCCATGGGTTTCCCCCTACTTAGAAAATACAAGTActtccactgaagtcagaggGGTCACTTCTGCAGCACAGTACTGCCAGAGGAGTGTGGGGATCCTGATCAAGCTAAAGTGTGTAAGGCTATCCACAGCGCTGACCTTATTCTCACTGCCAAACACGGTGTGATATATAGCATGCAGATTATTTATTAATTCTGATGCcttttgtatatttatattcAGCCATGCTCGGACATACCTTAGCTCAGAGTATCCAAGCTTGTTTGTCACTGTCCCCCTCCCTGAGCTCCCAGGTTTCTCCCTTTGCACCAACACTGGCACTCATATCATGGGACGATGGCCCGGTGAGGGAGGCCAGCTGGCTGGAAACCTACCCGGtggaaaacacaacaaaacaaacagctgtGGGTAACCaggggggtggaggggagtGTTGCTTGGGTTTTGCTGGATGATCTCCCTAAATAATCTTCCCATGGGATCAGTGGAGGTAGGAGGGGGATCAGAACAGTAGAAGCCTTCCTTTTGGTTTGACTGCCTTGCCACTGCCCTCCTACACAACCAGGCAGCACGTTCAAAAAAGCCAGTATGCTGCGTGGGAGTCTTGAGCTAAAGTACACAGTTCAAACAGCAAAGGCTTTAACCCATGCCTCATTCAGGGGTTACATGCCTAAGTAGGCTTGTAGGGTCCTGTTACCATGCTTGTTCTGCTGAGCCATCCTTTCAAGGAAAACCTGGGCAAACATCCCACACTTAACAGGGATTTGGGAAATATAGGTTGAAAATGCTCCTTTTAGCCTGCAGGAAGCAAGATTATGACTACCATGAGCCTACCCTATACTGTTTCCTCCCTTGGCATGTTCTGAAGCAGAAATCTGTGGATTTCTCATGCCATACCTCATCTACTTCACCTTGAAACACATAAATCTTCACCAGAAAAATGGTGAAACATTTGAATGCCATTCACCCTAATTATTGAATGTTACACAGCACTGCCCAAATATTCCCCTTGGGCTGTGGAAACCTCGGGATTTATTTTACTCTCTGCTAACAGAAAACtcaaaaagtgtatttttaaccTAGAACCCGTCAGCTCTGGTCCTCAGGCCTGTACTTGCACTTCTACATTGACAGAGAGCCCCTTCCTCCTCTGTCCCAATTCATCTCCTTCTTGAATGTCCTGCACGACAGTTAGAAAATTTCCCTTCTTCAAAGCAGGGAAACAGCGCTATAAATGTCACTAATCAGCACACACAGTGAACACCCTAACTCACCTCTGCAGGCACAGACATCTCTCTCATTTTTTGTGCTGAGGATCTTGCAGAAGACCATGGATGACCATTTAGGATCACAAGAATTCTTTGTTGAACCAGAACAAAACTCATCTAACCCAACACACTGACTGGTAGGGAAATCCAGGAAAAGCATagagaaacacagcaaatgTAACATGATCTTTGCCTAGGTATCCTCAAACGTCTGGGAATCAGTCTACTGGGATTGCTAGATAGGTACTACAAACATGCTGGATTTATGGCTCCCTCTTGCTCATTCCATGCATAATTCTAGATTAGGCAACTTGTTCATAGTTGAGCTTCTCTACACAACATGCTACATACtttcattataaaaattatatggcaaattaaaatattctgtatagCAAAGAAAGTAACTTTTCTGAACCCATCAGCAAACTGAAGGCAGCTCATTTGCTAGAAGTGAGAGCATGTAGCCAAGAAACACTTTTTGATTGACAGAGATAGACCATAGTAACTTTAGAAGAGCCAAATTATATTACATTTACTTCTGATGTCATCTGACAGGATGTACCTATATATtacatatgtacacacacacgcacacacacacacacagacttgtgaaaaaaaaagggcttaGCACTGACCAGGAGGTCCAATAAACACCCCTGAGCTGTGGAATGTGCCTGGATGTTAACAGTGAATCCAACCAGTGTCTGAACATCTGTCTTCAACTCGCCATAGATTAGAGTCTGAGGTTGCCAGAGGTTGAAACTTCTGCCCCCTCCACCCAACTCTCCCCTccaccaacaaaaccccacttATTCCTGCTCTTTATGAACAAAAAGCATAAGGACCTAAAAGGCTGTATCTTTAAAAAGTTGGTTTATTTGTCCAAGTGATTTAGTACTGAttaggaaagcagaaaggagagaaagagtgAACGTAGTGATTTTACTTTAAATGCTAGTCATtgtcactttttcttctttttctgactgATCTGGATGTTCTCAGCTTTCATGTGGCCATGCCAAAACTCCTTTTTCATGCCTTGCATACTCAAACTTAAGGCTCTAGTCTATATTTAAAGCTGCTGTTACTATCTCACGTTCTTCCCAGCCTACTAATGAAGTACCATATAATCTTTCAAAGCCATTCTTACACAGAAGATATTGTGTTCATTTTTGCTCTCAGCATTACCTTTCTTACCAAATGCAGTATATGTATGTATAAGTATGGGCCATGAATCACACAGATGTTTACAGTTGTTGCCAGCATAATTCCTTGTTCTCTGTCAGAACTTGTTCTTTATACTTGTTcttataatatttttcttaggtTTTGGCagttgttttattaattttagaCTTCAGAAGAtactccttttatttctctacaACATTTTCAACTGGACAAATGTTGCAATCCTGTGCACATAACTACAACCCTCTGTGGCAATGCAGTCAGACCAATAAAAGATCACGTGCAACCCTGAacacagaggggaaagaagaaaacttgaaaTTACTTCTAAAGCACCACAAATGAGAGGTAAGATAAGACAGATAAAGCAGAGGAGGCCttgattttaaacatttatagCTGGCtgtctcaaaaaaaatttaaatgtcagGTCAAGAGTGAAGAAAACATCAATTCACTTTCAACAGCGGTGACCCAGTCACTCCAGGGACAATCAAGCAGTGAGTAGCATTAGGAGATTAAATATCACAGATGAAATTATGCAAAAATGCTGTTGAAAGTTAGacaaaaatggatgtattttacATCTTGGCTCCTATATTCTTACATCCCACTTGTTCTGAATGGAGTTGAATTCTGGGACACAGACTTGTCTTTCACAGGGCTTTACAGAAAACCATTAAAAGTCAACTTCTCCATGATGCTAAATGTCAGACCTTGAAGTTAATGAGTTTCTCCAGGAATTTAACTAAAGGCTAGTCAGGAATTCATGGCTATGCACTGGGATATGCTATCGCTGTGCTTCCTTGTCCAGACAGCACCAGGGAAGCTATGGAGAGGGTTTTGAGCTTAAATGCCCGTAAAGAGAATTTCAGCAATCAGGATCAAGGTCACAGATGTGTAGATTACTGGGGCTATACTCTTCCATACCACCTTAAAATGTGCTGCCAGACAGAGCTGTAGTTTGGGCAGACAGAGTAGGCAGGAGCACATTAAATCCCTGGGAATATGAACCCCTGCATTGGCACCATCAGAAGCCCAGTAGTTGTGACCTCTGCCACAACAGTAAAGATTCTGTCTTCTGATGAATGCCGTTTATGAGGTTTTATGCTTGAACCAGCAGACTGCTGTCCACAGGCATAAGGTGTTAGCAGAACAGATCAAAAATCTAGTAATC
It includes:
- the SLN gene encoding sarcolipin; protein product: MEHSTREICLNFMIVLITVILMWLLVKSYQD